Part of the bacterium genome, CTTTAGGTTTTTAGTAACCGTTCAGCCACAGAGGCACAGAGTTCACAGAGAATTAGAGAAATTAGCCACAAATGGACACGAATTAACCTGTGACATTCGATAAATGTAGTGCGAACCTTTAGGTTCGGTTTCCTGCTTGCCAGAAGCGAGGCTAACGTCTCGCACTACAAATCTTTTTATTATTCGTGTTCATTCGTGGTTATATATTCCCTCTGTGTTCTCTGTGACTCTGTGGCTATATCCCTGAACGGTTACGAATTCATTTTATCCCTTTTTCTTCCAATTTTCAATTACTTTTTGTTTCGTGCCTTTTCTTCAGCTAAAACCTTTAAGAAGACATTTACTATTTTCGGGTCAAATTGTCTACCGGAACATCGTTTTAATTCGACAATGGCGTCTTCTTCAGACAATGCTTTACGGTAAGGTCTATCCGAAATCATTGCCTCATAGGCATCTGTAACTTCAATAATTCGAGCCTCTAAAGAAATTTCATCCCCAGCTAATCCATCTGGATATCCCGCACCATCTATTCGTTCATGATGTTGTCTAACCGCAGGTAATATATCCCACGGGAAACTAATTGGGGATAAAATTTTAACACTAAGTAAAGGATGGTTTTTAATGGTTTCAAATTCATCCCTGGTTAATCCCCCTGGTTTATGGAGAATATTTTCGCTAACACCAATTTTACCAACATCATGAAGCAAAGCCGCGATATAGATATTTTCCAGTTTTGACTCTGATACACCTAATTTCTGGGCAACTGACACGGCAAATTGAGCTACTCGGTCACAATGGCCACGAGTATAGGCATCTTTGGCATCAATTGCCTCGGCTAATGATTTAGTAGTGTTAAGCAGACCTTCTTTAACTGTTTTAAAAAGTGAGGCATTTTCTATGGCAATGGCTGATTGGCTGGCTAAAGTAATAAGTATTTCTTTTTCTTCTTCCGTATAGTGATAAGGTTTTTGTGAATAAATAGTAATTACCCCTAAAATCTTATCTTTAACCATTAAAGGGGCTGATAAAAATGCGGCAATTCCTTCTTTTAAGGCATATTCTGGATTTTTGATTCGAGCATCAGTCTTTATGTTCGAAACAGATATTGGTTTTTTATCCTTAATTACCGCATTTTCAATACTGGCATCAACCTCAATCTCACCTTTTTTTAGATATGAATTTGATAAACCTATAGAGGCAGACAAGATTAATTTTTGTTTAGCCAGAAGTTTAATTGAACACATCCTGGTATGCATAGTTCTTGAGGTCGCTTCAACAATTAATTTTAACACCTCATTAATATTTAATGTCGAGACTACGGCTTTAGTAATATCAGAAAGAACAGATAACTGGGCAATTTTTTGTTCCATTGCCTTGTATAATTTAACATCTTTAATGGCAATAGTCGCTTGATTGGCAAGACCATCTAAAACTATGACATCATCATCAGTGAAATTTTCACCACTTTTTCTTTTTAACATAAATACACCAATGAGCATTTCTCTTATTTTTAATGGAACAGCAATACAGCTGGTTATTTCTTCTGATTGAAGGTATTTCTCGAATTTTGGTTTATTCATTCCCAGATAGACTAAGAGGGGTTTTTTATGTTTTGCTACCCACCCAGCCAGACCTACACCAATTTTTATTCTACTTTGTTCAAAATGCTTATGTCCGGCATTATGAATAGCCTCACCAACTAATTCATCTTTTTCTTCGTCTATTAAATAAATAATCGCCGTATCTGCTTCTAACATAGATGCCGCGGTATTAATAATTAAATGAGAGAGTTTTTCTAAATCTAAGGTAGATGCGATTGCTTTACCAATGTGAGATAGCGTGGCTAATTCAGCAATTTTGTGTTTTAAATCATGTTTTTGAAGGCAAAGGTGTGAAATGGTATTTGCAATTGAAGATATCAGGTCTGAAGCCATATATATTTTTTCTTGCGGGAATTCTTTGATATTTTTGAACGCGGTTAATAGTTCTTTGGGATTAAGATTCAACTTTTCAGCAAGCCGTTTTATCTTTAAAGAATCTACCGGGGCTAAAATCCTGGTGCCTTCTATTCCAATGGAACCTATATAGACATCTTTAAGAATTATCGGGGCAACAAAATGACAAAGTCCAGCATCACAAAGATATATCTTCGAACCATTATCCCGGGTAAAGGTTTCTTTTTCTATCTTTGCGTCAAATTCCTGGCACATCAAGGCTCCTTGTGGAGTGCATCTAATCAACTGACAAAAATTATTTAAGCCGGTTGTTTTAACCACAGGAATTCCATCTTTATCGACAATTATAGTAGGCATATCGATTGCCTTAGCAAAATTGTCCTGAATTTGTTGTAGAATTTCTGGTTCGACTAATTCATTTAATTTTAATGTTTTTACAGCCATTATTTATTCTCCTTTCTCAATTTTGGATTTTCGTAAGCGTTCAGCCACAGAGGCACAGAGTTCACAGAGAATTAAGGGAATTAGCCACAAATGGATGACATCCCATAAATGTAGTGCGAACCTTTAAGTTCGCCTTTTGGCTTGCCAGAAGCGAAGCTAACGCCTCGCACTACAAATCTTTTTGTATTTGTGTTCATTCGTGGTTATATATTCCCTCTGTGTTCTCTGTGACTCTGTGGCTATATCCTGAATGGTTACGGATTTTCGATAATTATAATGCCCGATAGCCTATATCTTTTCGATAATAAATTCCATCAAAATTAATCTTATCACAGGCTAAATAAGCCTTTTCTTTTGCCTGTTTAATATCATTTCCGTAAGCGGTTATTCCAAGCACCCGACCGCCTGAGGTAAGTATTTTATTATCTTTTTGGATAGTCCCGGCGTGAAATATCATTATATCTTTTTCAACCTTGTCAAGTCCAGAGATTTCTAATCCTTTTTTATAAGCCCCAGGATAACCTGCGGATGCCAGAACAACACATAAAGTCGCCCGATTATCCCATTCGATATTTATTTCAGCCAGATTGCCTTCAAGACAAGCTTTTATAATTGTAATTAAATCTGTTTTCAATCTTGGCAAGACGACTTGAGTTTCCGGGTCGCCAAATCTACAATTGTATTCTAATACCATAGGTTTGCCAGCGGTAATAATCAATCCTGAATAAAGGACACCGATATATTTTCTTTCTTCCTTTGCCAGTCCTTGAATAGTGGGGGTTAGGATTTTATTTTGAATTTCATCCATCATTTCTTTAGTAATAATTGGTGCCGGCGAATATGCACCCATACCACCAGTATTAGGTCCTTTATCTCCATCAAATATGGCTTTATGGTCTTGAGATGAAACCATTGGAATGACTGTTTTACCATCACTAAAGGTTAAAATAGAGGCTTCTTCACCAGTGAGAAATTCCTCGATAACGATTTTATTTCCTGCATCTCCGAAGATTTTATCCTCCATCGTTTTTTTAATCGTTTCAATTGCCTCATCTACGGTTGGACAAATAGAAACTCCTTTGCCTGCGGCTAATCCATCTGCTTTGATAACAATGGGAGCGCCCTTTGACTGGACATATTTTATTGCCTCTTGCGAATCACTAAATATCTCAAATGCGGCAGTTGGGATATTATGTCTTTTCATAAATTCTTTAGCAAAGACCTTACTTCCTTCAATTAACGATGCCTTTTTTGTTGGACCAAAAGGAGTTAATTCAAGTTCTTTAAAGTAATCTATTATACCTTCTGATAGAGGCATTTCAGGACCAACTACGGTTAAATCAATTAATTCTTTTTTTACAAAATCAGCTAATTTAGCAAAATAATCAGATGAACCTATTTCAATAGGGACATTCGTGGCAATTTGGGAAATGCCCGCAT contains:
- a CDS encoding HD domain-containing phosphohydrolase, which gives rise to MAVKTLKLNELVEPEILQQIQDNFAKAIDMPTIIVDKDGIPVVKTTGLNNFCQLIRCTPQGALMCQEFDAKIEKETFTRDNGSKIYLCDAGLCHFVAPIILKDVYIGSIGIEGTRILAPVDSLKIKRLAEKLNLNPKELLTAFKNIKEFPQEKIYMASDLISSIANTISHLCLQKHDLKHKIAELATLSHIGKAIASTLDLEKLSHLIINTAASMLEADTAIIYLIDEEKDELVGEAIHNAGHKHFEQSRIKIGVGLAGWVAKHKKPLLVYLGMNKPKFEKYLQSEEITSCIAVPLKIREMLIGVFMLKRKSGENFTDDDVIVLDGLANQATIAIKDVKLYKAMEQKIAQLSVLSDITKAVVSTLNINEVLKLIVEATSRTMHTRMCSIKLLAKQKLILSASIGLSNSYLKKGEIEVDASIENAVIKDKKPISVSNIKTDARIKNPEYALKEGIAAFLSAPLMVKDKILGVITIYSQKPYHYTEEEKEILITLASQSAIAIENASLFKTVKEGLLNTTKSLAEAIDAKDAYTRGHCDRVAQFAVSVAQKLGVSESKLENIYIAALLHDVGKIGVSENILHKPGGLTRDEFETIKNHPLLSVKILSPISFPWDILPAVRQHHERIDGAGYPDGLAGDEISLEARIIEVTDAYEAMISDRPYRKALSEEDAIVELKRCSGRQFDPKIVNVFLKVLAEEKARNKK
- the purD gene encoding phosphoribosylamine--glycine ligase produces the protein MKILVIGSGGREHTLCWKLKQSSQVDKIYCAPGNAGISQIATNVPIEIGSSDYFAKLADFVKKELIDLTVVGPEMPLSEGIIDYFKELELTPFGPTKKASLIEGSKVFAKEFMKRHNIPTAAFEIFSDSQEAIKYVQSKGAPIVIKADGLAAGKGVSICPTVDEAIETIKKTMEDKIFGDAGNKIVIEEFLTGEEASILTFSDGKTVIPMVSSQDHKAIFDGDKGPNTGGMGAYSPAPIITKEMMDEIQNKILTPTIQGLAKEERKYIGVLYSGLIITAGKPMVLEYNCRFGDPETQVVLPRLKTDLITIIKACLEGNLAEINIEWDNRATLCVVLASAGYPGAYKKGLEISGLDKVEKDIMIFHAGTIQKDNKILTSGGRVLGITAYGNDIKQAKEKAYLACDKINFDGIYYRKDIGYRAL